GCCCTGCCAGTCCGGGCGCGAACCGTCCATGGTATGGGCGGTCACCAGCGCCACGCCGCGCGCCACGCCACGGTGGGTCAGCGGCAACCCCAGGTCGGTACCGGCGGCAAAGGCGGCGGTAATGCCACCCACTGCTTCCACCTCGATGCCGCGCTCGGCCAGCCACGCCCATTCCTCGCCACCACGGCCGAAGATGAACGGATCGCCACCTTTCAGCCGCGCCACCTGCCGGCCCTGACGGGCGTAGCGCGCCATCAGGCGCAGGATGAAATCCTGCGGCGTGGACTTGCAGCCACCGCGCTTGCCTACCTCGACGATACGGGTGCCGGGGCGGGCGAATGCCAGGATGTCGCGGCCAACCAGGTCGTCCACCAGCCACACATCGCAAGACTGGATCACCCGCAGCGCCTTCAGCGTCAGCAGCTCTGCATCACCGGGACCGGCACCAACCAACCATACCTTGCCATTCATGCTGCTTCCTTTGCCTGTGCTGGCGGCAGTGCCTGTGCAACTGTCTGTCAGCATATCTAAATCAGAAAATCCGGCTATCATCGTTTTCCCTAACCAAATCACTTTTCCAGCTATGCCGCGCACAGCCGCTTCAGCTCCGGCACGCAGGAGCCGCAGCCGGTACCGCAGCGCAGCTCGCGCTTGAGCCCTTCCACGTCCAGCCCGCGGCGGATGCCGGCGCAGATCGCGTCCTCGCGCACCCCCTCGCAGGCGCACACCACGCGGGCGCGGCTGGCACCGGCGGCCTGCCCCGACAGCAGCGCCGCCAGGCTGGCCGGCGCCTCGCCACCATCCAGCCAGGCAGTCAGCGCGGCATCGGCGCGCACGTCGCCGGCCAGCACGAAGCCCAGCGGCTCCCTGCCCTGCAGCCACACCCGGCGCAGGATGCCGCGCGCCGCGTCGTCGAAGGCGGCCAACATGGCGTCGGCCGGCAGCAGCCGGGTGGCCAGCTCGGCCAGCAGTTCGCTGGAAGGTGCCGTGGCGGCGGCCAGCCGCAGCCGCAGATGTTCGCGGCCGTTCAGGCTCACCGGCACCGCCACCGCGTAGGGGAAGGCGGCGCGCAGCGCATCCAGCTGCGGGCGCAGCGTCGGCACCTCGCCGCGCAGCAGCAGCGTGGCGCGCCACGGCAGTTTGGCCGGCTCCACGCTGACCGCCGCCAGCTTCAGCTCCGGCTGTTTCGATTGCGGGTCCAGCGCGCGGCTGGTCAGCGCGTTGACGCCCTGCCAGCCCAGTGCCGCCGCGCCCCAGTGCATGGGGATGAAGGCCACGCCGGCGCGCAGGCTGTCATCGGCCTGCACCGGCAGCCAGATGGCGCCGCGCTTGTTGCGCACCTTCACCAGCTCGCCTGTTTGCAGGCGGTGGCGCTGCATGTCGCGCGGGTGCATGGCCAGCTGCGGCTCCTCCACGTGGCGGGTCAGCCCCGGCACCAGCGCGGTGCGGCTCATGCTGTGCCAGTGGTCGCGCAGGCGGCCGGTGGTGAGGCGGATGGGAAAATGCGCCGACACCTTGTCCGCCGGCGGGCGCCAGCCCAGGTCGAGAAACTGCGCCCGGCCGCTGGCGGTGGGGAACACGCCGTCGCCATACAACCTCGTGCGGCCAACCTTGCCGTCGAACGGCCACTGCTGCGGGCCCTGCGCATCGAGAATGGCGTAGCTGAGCCGGCTGTAATCTAGGTCGCGCCCGGCGGTGGTGGCGGCATGCTCGGCGAACACTGCGGCGGCATCGGCAAACTCGAACAACCGCCCCCGCTCCGGTGCGATGTCGGCCGCCAGCCAGCGCGCCACGCCGGCGACGATGCGCCAGTCCTCGCGCGCCAGCCTTGGCGGCGGCAGCGCGGCACGCACCCGGCTGATGCGCCGCTCGCTATTGGTAACGCTGCCGTCCTTCTCCGGCCAGGTGGCAGCCGGCAGCACGATGTCGGCAAACGCCAGCGTTTCAGTGCCGGCAAAGGCTTCCTGCACGATCACGCAGTCCACCTTTTCCAGCGCCTTGCGCACCAGCGCCTGGTCCGGCAGCGAATGCGCCGGGTTGGTACAGGCGATCCACAGCACCTTGATCTTGCCTTCCGCCGCCGCCTCGAACATTTCGATGGCCGACAGCCCCGGCCGCGCCGGCAGCTGCGGCACGCCCCACAGCGCCGCCACTTCGGCGCGATGCGCGGCATCGGCCGGGTCGCGGTGGCCGGGCAGCACGGTGGCGAGGCCGCCCACCTCGCGCCCGCCCATGGCATTGGGCTGGCCGGTGAGCGAGAACGGCCCGGCGCCCGGCTTGCCGATGTGGCCGGTGGCCAGGTGCAGATGTATCAGCGCCGCGTTCTTGTCGCTGCCGTTGCTGTACTGGTTCAGGCCCATGGTGTAGCAGGACAGCGTGGCCGGGCTGCCGGCAAACCAGCGCGCGGCGGTAACGATATCGTCCTCGTGCACGCCGCACAGCTCGCTGGCGGCGCGCGGGGTGAATTCGCGCAGCCGCGCGCGCAGCGCGGCAAAGCCTTCGGTGTGCTGCTCGATGTAATCGCGGTCGATCAGCTCTTCCCAGATCATCACGTTGAGCATGGCGTGGAACAGCGCCACGTCGCTGCCCGGCAGCACCGGCAAGTACAGGTCGGCAATGCTGGCAGTATCGGTGCGGCGCGGGTCGGCGACGATGATCTTCAGCGCCGGGTTGGCCGCCTTGGCCGCCTCCAGCCGGCGGAACAGCACCGGGTGGGCATAAGCCATATTGGCGCCGGCGATGAACACGCAGCCGGCGTGGTCGAAGTCCTCGTAGCAGGCCGGCGGTGCATCCGCGCCCAGCGTCTGCTTGTAGCCGCTTACTGCGCTGGACATGCACAGCCGCGAGTTGGTGTCGATGTTGTTGCTGCCCACCAGGCCGCGCGCCAGCTTGTTGAACAGGTAGTAGTCCTCGGTCAGCAGCTGGCCGGAAAGATAGAACGCCACCGAGTCCGGGCCGTGTTCGCGGATGGCGGCGGCCAGCTTGCCGCCCACCGTGCGCAGCGCGTCGTCCCAGCTCACCGGCTGCGGCAGCGCGTCCTTGCCGTGACGCAGGGTTGGCCGCAGCAGCCGCAACGCAGCCTTGCCGGTGGTCTCGCCCAGGGTGCGCCCCTTGCTGCACAGGCGGCCGAAGTTGGCCGGGTGCTGCTCGTCGCCGCTCACCGTCACCGTGCCGTTTGCCTGCGGCGTCACCCGCACGCCGCAGCCGGTGCCGCAGTAGCAGCAGATGGAGGAGACCGTGCCTTTGTGTCCCGTTGCTGTAGTCATGTGTTGTCTCCTTAGAGCCTGTTCACGCGCTGCTGCGCGTGAGCAGACTCTAGCGGCCAAGCCCGCGCCGGCTCTAGTCCAGTGCCAGGTACACGGTGCCGGCTTCCTGCTTCAGCGCGATGTGCCCGGCGCAGCCCTCGTCCGGCGCACAGGCTTCGCCGGTGGCCAGGTCGATGTTCCAGTTGTGCAGCGGGCAGGTCACGCTGCGGCCCGAGACGATGCCCTGCGACAGCGGCCCGCCCTTGTGCGGGCACTTGTCGTGCAGGGCGAACAGCTGGTCGTCGGCGGTGCGGAAGATGGCAATGTCCACCTTGCCTTCGCGCTTGAGCACGCGGGCGCCCTGCGCCGGGATGTCCGCCAACTGGCAGACGGCTTTCCAGTTACTCATGCTTGCTTCCTTTCCAGTGAGCCCCCGGTCGCGCCGGGGGCGGCGGTGTTACACGGTGAGCGGCGCGAACTCGTGCTGCGCCACACCCTTGCCGTAGCGCTCCGCCCACGGGTCCTGCTCGAAGGACAGCGCGAACTTCAGCCGCGCGTACAGCTCGTTGCGGCCAACCTCGTCCTGCAGCACGCGCTGCTTGAGGTAGTCCATGCCCACGCGCTGCAGGAAGTGCACGGTGCGCTCCAGGTAGAACGCCTCCTCGCGGTACAGCTGCAGGAAGGCGCCGCTGTACTCCATCACCTCCTCGCGCGTCTTCACCTTGCAGAAGAACTCCGCCACCTCGGTCTTGATGCCGCCGTTGCCGCCGACATACAGCTCCCAGCCGGAATCCACGCCGATGATGCCCACGTCCTTGATGCCGGATTCGGCGCAGTTGCGCGGGCAGCCGGACACCGCCAGCTTCACCTTGGCCGGGCTCCACATGCCGAACAGGTCTTTTTCCAGGTCGATGCCCATCTGGGTGGAATCCTGGGTGCCGAAGCGGCAAAACTCACTGCCGACGCAGGTTTTCACCGTACGCAGGCTCTTGCCATAGGCGTGGCCGGACGGCATGTCCAGCTCCTGCCACACCTTGGGCAGGTCTTCCTTCTTCACGCCCAGCAGGTCGATACGCTGGCCGCCGGTCACCTTCACCATCGGAATCTGGTACTTGTCGGCCACGTCGGCGATGCGGCGCAGCTCGGACGGGTTGGTCACCCCGCCCCACATGCGCGGCACCACCGAGTAGGTGCCGTCCTTCTGGATGTTGGCGTGCACGCGCTCATTGATGAAACGCGACTGCGGGTCGTCCTTCGCCTCGCCCGGCCAGGTGGAGATCAGGTAATAGTTCACCGCCGGACGGCAGCTGGCACAGCCATCCGGGCTGCGCCAGGCAAGCTCGCGGAAGGTGTCGGCCAGGGTGATGAGGTGCTTGTCGCGGATCGCCTGGCGCAGCTGGCCATGGGTCATGTCGCTGCAGCCGCAGACGGCTTTTTCCGCCTTGGGCTTCACGTCGGCGGCACCGCCCACGCAGTTGATCAGGATCTGCTCCACCAGCCCGGTGCAGGAGCCGCAGGAGCTGGCTGCCTTGGTGTGCTTCTTCACGTCGTCCACCGTGAACAGGCCCTTCTCCTGGATGGCCTTGACGATGCTGCCCTTGCACACGCCGTTGCAGCCGCATACCTCGGCATCGTCCGGCATGCTCATGGCGCGGTTCTGGCCGGCATGGCCGGTGTCGCCGGTGGCGCCCTCGCCCAGCATCAGCTGGTCGCGAATCTCGTGCACCGCATGGCCTTCGCGGATCAGGCGGAAGTACCAGCCGCCGTCGGCGGTGTCGCCGTACAGGCAGGCGCCCACCAGCTTGTCTTCCTTCACGATCAGCTTCTTGTACACGCCGCCCATCGGGTCGGACAGCATGATCTCCTCGCAACCGTCGCCGCCCATGAACTCGCCGGCGGAGAACACATCGATGCCGGTGACCTTGAGCTTGGTGGAGGTAGCCGCCGGCACGTAGCGGGCAATGCCGTAGCTGGCCAGATGGTTGGCCGCAACCTTGGCCATGTCGAACAGCGGCGCCACCAGGCCGTAGCTGACGCCACGGTGGCTGACGCACTCGCCTACCGCGTAGACGCGCGGGTCGAAAGTCTGCAGGAAGTCATTCACCACCACGCCGCGGTCGCAGTACAGGCCGGACTGCTCGGCCAGGCTGTAGTTGGGGCGGATGCCCACTGCCATCACCACCAGGTCGGCCGGCACCGCATCGCCATCCTTGAAGCGCACCGCGCACACGCGGCCGCTCTCGCCCTGCACCAGCTCGGCGGTCTGCTTCTGCAGCAGGAACTTCAGCCCCTTGGCTTCCAGGCTCTGCTGCAGCAGGCGCGCCGCGGTCTTGTCCAGCTGGCGGTCCAGCAGCCATTCGCCCAGGTGCACCACGGTCACGTCCATGCCGCGCGCCAGCAGGCCGTTGGCCGCCTCCAGCCCCAGCAGGCCGCCGCCGATCACCACCGCGTGACGGTGGCTGCTGGCGGCGCTGATCATCGCCTCCACATCGGCCACGTCGCGGAAGGTCACCACCCCCGGCAGCGCCTTGCCCGGCACCGGCAGGATGAAGGGGCTGGAGCCGGTGGCCAGCAGCAGGCGGTCATATGGCACGCTGGTGCCGTCGGCGGCGCGCACCACGCGGCGGCCGCGATCGAT
This Vogesella sp. LIG4 DNA region includes the following protein-coding sequences:
- the cobA gene encoding uroporphyrinogen-III C-methyltransferase — translated: MNGKVWLVGAGPGDAELLTLKALRVIQSCDVWLVDDLVGRDILAFARPGTRIVEVGKRGGCKSTPQDFILRLMARYARQGRQVARLKGGDPFIFGRGGEEWAWLAERGIEVEAVGGITAAFAAGTDLGLPLTHRGVARGVALVTAHTMDGSRPDWQGLAAANLTVVCYMGMSSLPELVAELQTAGFAPDLPVAVVHRAGCTEQRHVISTLQRLAADVAASGLASPAVIVLGEVVNHASVVNLSVQAGVCRVA
- the nirD gene encoding nitrite reductase small subunit NirD, producing the protein MSNWKAVCQLADIPAQGARVLKREGKVDIAIFRTADDQLFALHDKCPHKGGPLSQGIVSGRSVTCPLHNWNIDLATGEACAPDEGCAGHIALKQEAGTVYLALD
- a CDS encoding nitrate reductase; its protein translation is MTTATGHKGTVSSICCYCGTGCGVRVTPQANGTVTVSGDEQHPANFGRLCSKGRTLGETTGKAALRLLRPTLRHGKDALPQPVSWDDALRTVGGKLAAAIREHGPDSVAFYLSGQLLTEDYYLFNKLARGLVGSNNIDTNSRLCMSSAVSGYKQTLGADAPPACYEDFDHAGCVFIAGANMAYAHPVLFRRLEAAKAANPALKIIVADPRRTDTASIADLYLPVLPGSDVALFHAMLNVMIWEELIDRDYIEQHTEGFAALRARLREFTPRAASELCGVHEDDIVTAARWFAGSPATLSCYTMGLNQYSNGSDKNAALIHLHLATGHIGKPGAGPFSLTGQPNAMGGREVGGLATVLPGHRDPADAAHRAEVAALWGVPQLPARPGLSAIEMFEAAAEGKIKVLWIACTNPAHSLPDQALVRKALEKVDCVIVQEAFAGTETLAFADIVLPAATWPEKDGSVTNSERRISRVRAALPPPRLAREDWRIVAGVARWLAADIAPERGRLFEFADAAAVFAEHAATTAGRDLDYSRLSYAILDAQGPQQWPFDGKVGRTRLYGDGVFPTASGRAQFLDLGWRPPADKVSAHFPIRLTTGRLRDHWHSMSRTALVPGLTRHVEEPQLAMHPRDMQRHRLQTGELVKVRNKRGAIWLPVQADDSLRAGVAFIPMHWGAAALGWQGVNALTSRALDPQSKQPELKLAAVSVEPAKLPWRATLLLRGEVPTLRPQLDALRAAFPYAVAVPVSLNGREHLRLRLAAATAPSSELLAELATRLLPADAMLAAFDDAARGILRRVWLQGREPLGFVLAGDVRADAALTAWLDGGEAPASLAALLSGQAAGASRARVVCACEGVREDAICAGIRRGLDVEGLKRELRCGTGCGSCVPELKRLCAA
- the nirB gene encoding nitrite reductase large subunit NirB, whose product is MDKQKLVMVGNGMAGVRTLEELMKLAPDAYDITVFGAEPHANYNRIMLSPVLTGEQTLPEIMLNDVDWYADNGITLHLGKPVVDIDRGRRVVRAADGTSVPYDRLLLATGSSPFILPVPGKALPGVVTFRDVADVEAMISAASSHRHAVVIGGGLLGLEAANGLLARGMDVTVVHLGEWLLDRQLDKTAARLLQQSLEAKGLKFLLQKQTAELVQGESGRVCAVRFKDGDAVPADLVVMAVGIRPNYSLAEQSGLYCDRGVVVNDFLQTFDPRVYAVGECVSHRGVSYGLVAPLFDMAKVAANHLASYGIARYVPAATSTKLKVTGIDVFSAGEFMGGDGCEEIMLSDPMGGVYKKLIVKEDKLVGACLYGDTADGGWYFRLIREGHAVHEIRDQLMLGEGATGDTGHAGQNRAMSMPDDAEVCGCNGVCKGSIVKAIQEKGLFTVDDVKKHTKAASSCGSCTGLVEQILINCVGGAADVKPKAEKAVCGCSDMTHGQLRQAIRDKHLITLADTFRELAWRSPDGCASCRPAVNYYLISTWPGEAKDDPQSRFINERVHANIQKDGTYSVVPRMWGGVTNPSELRRIADVADKYQIPMVKVTGGQRIDLLGVKKEDLPKVWQELDMPSGHAYGKSLRTVKTCVGSEFCRFGTQDSTQMGIDLEKDLFGMWSPAKVKLAVSGCPRNCAESGIKDVGIIGVDSGWELYVGGNGGIKTEVAEFFCKVKTREEVMEYSGAFLQLYREEAFYLERTVHFLQRVGMDYLKQRVLQDEVGRNELYARLKFALSFEQDPWAERYGKGVAQHEFAPLTV